One window of the Methanobacteriaceae archaeon genome contains the following:
- a CDS encoding 50S ribosomal protein L2 yields MGKRLIIQRRGRGTPTYRSASHRFKGKIQYRSYDDVEKNGSLQGKVVDIIHDPGRTAPVAKVKFENGEQKLILAPESIAINDEIACGISAPIKPGNSLPLGEIPEGTPVYNLERNPGDGGKFVRSSGTYASLITHDVGKAIVELPSGELKAFNPQCRATIGVVAGGGRKEKPFLKAGNRHYAAKAKGKKSMGVRGVAMNAVDHPHGGGNRQHPGRPTTVSRHAPPGRKVGSIAAKRTGKRR; encoded by the coding sequence ATGGGAAAACGATTAATAATTCAAAGAAGGGGAAGAGGAACCCCCACCTACCGAAGTGCATCACACCGCTTCAAAGGAAAAATACAGTACCGTTCATACGATGATGTAGAAAAAAATGGCAGTCTACAGGGGAAAGTGGTGGACATAATCCATGACCCGGGTAGAACTGCCCCGGTGGCCAAGGTCAAATTCGAAAACGGAGAACAGAAACTCATCCTGGCCCCGGAAAGCATAGCCATCAATGATGAAATCGCCTGCGGAATATCCGCACCAATAAAACCAGGAAACTCACTACCCCTGGGAGAAATCCCAGAAGGAACACCTGTGTACAACCTGGAAAGAAACCCTGGAGACGGAGGAAAATTCGTCCGATCCTCAGGAACTTACGCTTCTCTTATCACCCACGATGTGGGAAAAGCCATTGTGGAACTTCCCTCCGGGGAATTAAAGGCTTTCAACCCCCAGTGCCGAGCCACCATAGGAGTGGTTGCCGGGGGAGGTAGGAAAGAAAAACCATTCCTCAAAGCAGGAAACCGACATTACGCTGCAAAAGCCAAGGGTAAAAAGAGTATGGGAGTGCGTGGAGTTGCTATGAACGCAGTTGACCACCCACACGGTGGAGGAAACAGACAGCACCCAGGAAGACCCACCACAGTCTCCAGACACGCCCCACCAGGAAGAAAAGTGGGTTCCATTGCAGCAAAAAGAACAGGGAAGAGGAGATAA